In the genome of Oncorhynchus clarkii lewisi isolate Uvic-CL-2024 chromosome 22, UVic_Ocla_1.0, whole genome shotgun sequence, one region contains:
- the LOC139380473 gene encoding ileal sodium/bile acid cotransporter — MNTPMTTAAVALATCHTNATICSGTSCLVAPSNYNENLSLVLSIVLTVMLAMVMFSMGCTVEAGKLWGHIKRPWGIFIGFLCQFGIMPFTAFALSLAFNVLPVQAVVIIIMGCCPGGSSSNIIAYWLDGDMDLSISMTACSSVLALGMMPLCLLIYTSVWTSADTIQIPYQSIGITLVSLLIPVALGIYVKNKWPEIAKKILKVGSIVGLLLIIIIAVVGGVLYQSSWTISPSLWIIGAIYPFVGFTLGFFMARFVGQPWHRCRTIALETGFQNSQLCSTIVQLSFSPEDLEVMFAFPLIYSIFQLVVAVMSVGAYRMYKRMCGAGSSELDSEGAEGDAEAPKDKQKYALENGGFECDENGNNGEKGKITQM; from the exons ATGAACACACCAATGACAACGGCTGCCGTGGCGTTGGCCACCTGCCACACCAACGCCACGATATGCTCGGGCACGTCGTGCCTGGTGGCTCCCAGCAACTACAACGAGAACCTGAGCCTAGTTCTCAGCATCGTGCTGACCGTCATGCTGGCCATGGTCATGTTCTCCATGGGCTGCACCGTGGAGGCCGGAAAGCTGTGGGGACACATCAAGAGGCCATGGGGAATTTTTATCGGCTTCTTGTGCCAGTTCGGCATCATGCCCTTCACCGCCTTCGCCCTGTCGCTGGCCTTCAACGTGCTGCCCGTGCAGGccgtcgtcatcatcatcatgggCTGCTGTCCCGGTGGCTCCAGCTCTAATATCATTGCCTACTGGCTGGATGGAGACATGGACCTCAG TATCAGCATGACAGCCTGCTCCTCTGTCCTGGCCCTGGGGATGATGCCTCTGTGTCTGCTCATCTACACGTCTGTCTGGACCTCTGCTGACACCATCCAGATCCCCTACCAAAGCATAG GTATCACTTTGGTGTCCCTCCTCATCCCTGTCGCCCTGGGAATCTACGTCAAAAACAAGTGGCCCGAAATAGCCAAAAAGATCCTCAAG GTGGGTTCCATAGTTggcctcctcctcatcatcataatTGCGGTGGTTGGTGGGGTGCTGTACCAGTCCTCCTggaccatctctccctctctctggatcatcGGAGCCATCTACCCCTTCGTAGGCTTCACCCTGGGCTTCTTCATGGCCCGCTTTGTAGGACAACCCTGGCACAG GTGTCGTACCATCGCCCTGGAGACAGGCTTCCAGAACTCCCAGTTGTGCAGCACCATCGTCCAGCTGTCGTTCTCCCCTGAAGACCTGGAGGTCATGTTCGCCTTCCCGCTCATCTACAGCATCTTCCAACTGGTGGTGGCTGTCATGTCTGTTGGAG CTTACCGGATGTATAAGAGGATGTGTGGAGCAGGTTCATCTGAGTTAGACAGCGAGGGAGCAGAGGGGGATGCTGAGGCACCTAAGGATAAGCAGAAGTACGCCCTGGAAAATGGAGGCTTCGAGTGCGACGAGAATGGCAACAATGGAGAAAAGGGCAAGATCACCCAGATGTGA